A DNA window from Zingiber officinale cultivar Zhangliang chromosome 3A, Zo_v1.1, whole genome shotgun sequence contains the following coding sequences:
- the LOC122053208 gene encoding U-box domain-containing protein 4-like has translation MCQNPNPNSAPNTDPSTSSPICSPAPAAEEQRRLGDFGKQALVQDLARRLSDADLSARVQAAREVRKFARASAKSRSTFAVEAVVQPLIAMLPSPDRDAREAALLALLNLAVRNEGNKDKIVKSGAVPHLVELLRIGKNNLRELATAAVLTLSASTPNKPTIATSGAVPLLVQILAAGSIQGRVDAVTTLYNLSSCEDSTNFTLPSEAVNPLLTLLKDCKKYSKLAEKTTRLLEILSRTEEGRNLISEFGGSILTLVETIEEGSLLSAEYAVGVLFSLCSNCREKCRVLILKEGPIPGLMLLTAEGTKKARERAHDLLNLLRDDSKKKRVVSKELEILVYDIATRVDGPMKAAATAKRIMEDMARRDKELSATKLHSKGCH, from the exons ATGTGCcagaaccctaaccctaactccGCACCCAACACAGATCCGAGTACCAGTAGCCCGATCTGCAGCCCCGCCCCCGCCGCCGAGGAGCAGCGCCGCCTGGGGGACTTCGGCAAGCAGGCCCTGGTGCAGGACCTTGCCCGGAGGCTCTCGGACGCCGATCTGTCGGCGCGGGTTCAGGCCGCGCGGGAGGTGCGCAAGTTCGCTAGGGCGTCGGCTAAGTCCCGCTCCACCTTCGCCGTGGAGGCCGTGGTGCAGCCCCTCATAGCCATGCTGCCTTCCCCGGACCGTGACGCCCGTGAGGCTGCCCTGCTCGCGCTTCTCAACCTCGCCGTTCGCAACGAGGG AAACAAGGATAAGATTGTGAAGAGCGGTGCTGTGCCACATCTGGTGGAGCTCCTCCGAATTGGGAAGAACAACTTAAGAGAGTTGGCTACGGCAGCAGTTTTGACGCTCTCAGCTTCTACCCCTAATAAACCAACCATTGCCACCTCTGGAGCAGTTCCTCTTCTTGTTCAAATTCTCGCTGCAGGAAGTATCCAAGGAAGGGTCGACGCTGTCACTACCCTGTACAATCTTTCTTCTTGCGAAGATAGCACCAACTTTACCCTACCCTCAGAAGCAGTTAATCCGCTCCTCACCCTCTTAAAGGACTGCAAGAAATACTCCAAGCTTGCTGAAAAAACCACTCGTCTCCTGGAAATTTTATCCCGGACCGAAGAAGGAAGGAACTTGATATCCGAATTTGGCGGAAGCATTTTGACACTGGTAGAGACCATCGAAGAGGGTTCATTGCTCAGTGCAGAGTATGCTGTTGGAGTGTTGTTTTCTCTGTGCAGCAATTGCCGGGAGAAATGCAGGGTGCTCATCCTCAAAGAAGGTCCCATTCCAGGGCTGATGTTGTTAACAGCCGAGGGCACGAAGAAAGCCCGTGAGAGGGCTCATGATCTCCTAAATCTGCTCCGGGATGATTCCAAGAAAAAGAGAGTTGTATCAAAGGAGCTAGAGATTTTAGTTTACGACATCGCGACTCGGGTCGATGGACCAATGAAGGCTGCTGCGACGGCAAAGCGAATAATGGAGGATATGGCTAGACGAGATAAGGAACTCAGTGCCACCAAACTTCACTCCAAAGGATGCCACTAA
- the LOC122050861 gene encoding protein MICROTUBULE BINDING PROTEIN 2C-like, which translates to MRLFERWKFGTVSSCSDAEPVPIMPLGQVIQKKLELEVTESNSKIEELQGVLDSTNFEITAFLKFFNELSKMRLDAASDASATFGSVDHLPHIDDTDELDIHKMEEARLTYIAAVATAKENPSEESLAAATEDSDGILCLSVKVLYEA; encoded by the exons ATGAGACTTTTTGAGCGTTGGAAGTTCGGTACCGTGTCGAGCTGTAGCGATGCCGAGCCTGTACCTATCATGCCGCTCGGGCAAGTG ATTCAGAAGAAATTAGAGTTGGAAGTGACAGAATCAAACAGTAAAATAGAGGAACTTCAGGGAGTTCTGGATTCCACTAATTTTGAGATCACTGCATTTCTTAAATTCTTTAATGAACTATCAAAGATGCGTCTCgatgctgcttctgatgcaagtGCAACCTTTGGCAGTGTGGATCATCTTCCACATATA GATGACACTGATGAACTTGATATCCACAAGATGGAAGAGGCAAGACTCACCTACATTGCAGCTGTTGCTACTGCAAAAGAAAACCCCAGTGAAGAGTCTTTAGCGGCGGCCACTGAG GATTCTGATGGAATTCTGTGTTTGAGTGTTAAAGTCTTGTATGAAGCATGA
- the LOC122053211 gene encoding protein EMSY-LIKE 3-like has translation MEYGPDDSSGTDDDLPPSHHNRAARGPIVRNGRTIVSALPYSRLQNGMEAQIHRIEQEAYSSVLRAFKAQSDAITWEKESLITELRKELRVSDQEHRELLNRVNADEVIQRIREWRQAGGVQTGIVTNAQPDLTIPSPSVSASRKKQKTSQPLPSLSLGASSPALHSQFAASMQPSSSAVRKDASLGTKEKKPRSGGTTPGSSSAAMQYLASGRGQVTNRNTSGSLVAGQPAEPASFDPLIGRKIRTRWPEDNNFYEAVIFDYNPVKGLHALVYDIGTLNEAWEWVNLKEISPDDIRWEDDDPGMFHQSSHGVPTRGVKKTMGHGYVPGAGRGTLRNRKKEFPASQNGIGLKSVSDIEAIRTDIIVTEVERLLSASNPDPQEFDKAKKMLQEHERVLIDAIAKLAQVSDDENGEANRLLSHGQTTDQDQGRRNQQNGKDTDLAVEGRCGIVSNEMVTDGIA, from the exons ATGGAGTATGGTCCTGATGATAGTAGCG GAACTGACGATGATCTTCCACCATCTCATCATAATAGGGCTGCAAGAGGACCTATCGTTAGGAATGGAAGAACTATAGTTAGTGCTCTTCCATATTCTAGGTTACAGAATGGTATGGAGGCACAAATACATAGAATAGAGCAAGAAGCATACAGTTCAGTGTTGCGAGCATTTAAGGCTCAATCTGATGCCATTACTTGG GAGAAGGAAAGTCTTATTACCGAGCTTAGAAAGGAGCTGAGGGTCTCAGATCAGGAACATAGAGAACTATTAAACAGAGTTAATGCTGATGAAGTGATTCAGAGAATAAG GGAATGGAGGCAGGCAGGTGGAGTCCAAACTGGAATTGTTACTAATGCTCAGCCAGATTTAACAATACCTAGTCCTTCTGTATCAGCATCGCGAAAGAAGCAGAAGACATCTCAACCTCTACCTTCTCTGTCGTTAGGTGCATCATCTCCAGCATTACACTCACAATTTGCTGCTTCCATGCAGCCATCATCATCAGCTGTAAGGAAGGATGCTTCTCTAGGGACAAAAGAAAAAAAGCCAAGATCA GGCGGGACAACTCCTGGTTCATCTTCAGCAGCTATGCAATACCTTGCTAGTGGAAGGGGCCAAGTGACCAATAGGAATACTTCTGGTTCTCTTGTTGCAGGTCAACCTGCTGAACCAGCATCTTTTGATCCACTAATTGGACGAAAAATCAGGACTAGATGGCCAGAAGATAATAACTTCTATGAAGCTGTTATATTTGATTATAATCCAGTTAAG GGTCTGCACGCTTTAGTTTATGATATTGGAACACTTAATGAGGCATGGGAATGGGTCAATCTTAAAGAG ATTTCCCCTGATGATATAAGATGGGAAGATGATGACCCAGGTATGTTTCATCAGTCTAGTCACGGTGTGCCCACTCGAGGGGTAAAGAAGACCATGGGCCATGGTTATGTACCAGGTGCAGGAAGAGGAACCCTGAGAAATCGGAAGAAAGAATTTCCTGCATCCCAAAATGGGATTGGCCTGAAGAGTGTCAGTGATATTGAAGCAATTCGCACTGACATTATAGTAACAGAA GTAGAGAGGCTTCTTAGCGCTAGTAATCCTGATCCTCAAGAGTTTGATAAGGCCAAGAAAATGTTGCAA GAGCATGAGCGAGTATTGATTGATGCAATTGCAAAATTAGCTCAAGTATCTGATGACGAAAATG GTGAGGCGAATCGCCTGTTATCTCATGGCCAAACCACAGACCAAGATCAAGGAAGGAGGAATCAACAGAATGGTAAAGATACTGATTTAGCAGTCGAAGGAAGGTGCGGCATTGTAAGTAATGAGATGGTCACTGACGGTATCGCATGA
- the LOC122053209 gene encoding protein phosphatase 1 regulatory inhibitor subunit PPP1R8 homolog, protein MYRGGLDRFKKSQSLEPFSVSASSAAKNGSASKAANSLVQSFQTQNSSLNHIQHQHQVAPMSVGSEAATPVPHTTQIGGGQSTWQPPDWAIEPRPRVFFLDVIKDGEVIDQINLEKKKHIFGRQIQTCDFVLDHQSVSRQHAAVVPHRNGSIYVIDLGSVHGTFVANERLTKDNPVELEVGQSLRFAASTRSYILRKNTAALFPTPALPTGVDLPSPPDPSDEDAVVAYNTILNRYGISKSDLSNLKRHSEGVSSGSSSKRRKKIRVSFKDQVGGKLVEVVGISDGADVETEPGPIGVKEGSLVGKYESLVQVTVIPKGKEQVTQKEEGTSPRGVTDKLQQVFNKVKSTLKTGIYDDLYGNDFPGKGGSSWAFSSDGQVGSTKDLGEKPPNSADEKENSSSAADDSDDLFG, encoded by the exons ATGTATAGAGGTGGTCTTGATAGGTTTAAGAAGTCCCAGTCATTGGAACCTTTCTCCGTCAGTGCAAGTTCAGCAGCAAAAAATGGTTCGGCTTCTAAAGCGGCCAATTCTCTGGTTCAGTCATTCCAGACGCAAAATTCAAGCCTAAATCATATCCAGCATCAACATCAAGTTGCTCCTATGTCTGTAGGATCTGAAGCAGCAACTCCAGTTCCACATACCACTCAGATTGGCGGGGGGCAATCTACCTGGCAGCCTCCTGACTGGGCAATAGAGCCACGTCCCAGAGTTTTTTTTCTTGATGTCATTAAAGATGGTGAGGTCATTGATCAGATCAATTTAGAGAAAAAGAAGCATATTTTTGGCCGGCAGATACAGACATGCGATTTTGTGCTAGATCACCAATCTGTGTCTCGTCAGCATGCTGCAGTTGTACCTCACAGAAATGGAAG CATATACGTCATTGATTTAGGGTCAGTACATGGTACATTTGTCGCAAACGAGAGACTAACTAAGGACAACCCTGTGGAACTTGAGGTTGGTCAATCTCTTCGATTCGCTGCATCAACAAGAAGTTATATACTGAGAAAGAACACAGCTGCTCTCTTTCCTACTCCTGCACTCCCAACAGGAGTTGATCTACCATCCCCTCCAGATCCTTCTGATGAGGATGCTGTTGTGGCATACAATACAATATTAAACCGTTATGGTATTAGTAAGTCAGATCTGTCCAACTTAAAGAGACATTCAGAGGGTGTTTCAAGTGGTAGTTCTtccaaaagaagaaagaaaattagAGTGTCATTTAAAGATCAGGTTGGAGGAAAACTAGTTGAGGTAGTTGGGATATCTGATGGTGCAGATGTAGAAACTGAACCAGGCCCTATTGGGGTAAAAGAGGGTAGTCTTGTTGGCAAATATGAATCCCTTGTACAAGTTACGGTTATACCGAAAGGTAAGGAGCAAGTAACACAGAAGGAAGAAGGGACCTCTCCAAGAGGCGTCACTGATAAGCTGCAGCAGGTATTCAACAAAGTCAAAAGCACTCTGAAAACTGGAATTTATGATGATCTCTACGGCAATGACTTTCCTGGTAAGGGGGGTTCTTCATGGGCGTTCAGTTCAGATGGACAGGTAGGATCAACAAAAGATCTAGGGGAAAAGCCTCCTAATTCTGCTGATGAAAAAGAAAACAGTAGTTCAGCAGCAGATGATAGTGATGACCTCTTTGGGTGA
- the LOC122053210 gene encoding zinc transporter ZTP29-like isoform X2 translates to MLQTSECLEFYRLYASLLKGFAAGLMLSISFFDLAHNALNSLGFFKGNIWFFVGALFFASVVNLIPEPSFVETTEKKNGDESAKRMVTKDQHQILFSGIITAVGISLHNFPEGMAVFLGSMKGLRVGINLALAIALHNIPEGVAVALPVYFATRSKWQAFRLATLSGFAEPLGVIFVAYLFPRSLSPEVLEGLLGSVGGVMAFLTLHEMLPLAFEYAGHKKAVQAVFVGMAFMSASLYFLEISLPEEMSL, encoded by the exons ATGCTCCAGACCTCAGAATGCTTGGAATTTTACAGGTTATATGCCTCTTTGCTGAAG GGTTTTGCTGCTGGACTTATGCTAAGCATATCTTTTTTTGACTTGGCCCATAATGCACTAAACTCCCTTGGTTTCTTTAAAGGCAACATTTGG TTCTTTGTTGGAGCTTTGTTCTTTGCTTCTGTAGTCAATTTGATTCCAGAGCCATCATTTGTTGAAACAACTGAAAAA AAAAATGGTGATGAATCAGCCAAGCGTATGGTCACGAAAGATCAACACCAAATCCTATTTAGTGGAATAATCACTGCAGTCG GCATTAGCTTGCACAATTTTCCTGAAGGAATGGCAGTATTTTTGGGATCAATGAAG GGCCTTCGTGTTGGCATCAACTTGGCTTTAGCAATTGCTCTGCACAATATTCCTGAG GGTGTTGCAGTAGCACTTCCTGTCTATTTTGCCACACGAAG TAAATGGCAGGCATTCAGATTGGCAACACTTTCAGGGTTTGCTGAGCCTCTAGGTGTAATATTTGTAG CTTACCTTTTCCCTAGAAGTTTAAGTCCTGAAGTTCTTGAAGGCTTACTTGGATCAG TTGGCGGGGTCATGGCTTTCCTCACGTTGCATGAAATGCTACCTCTAGCATTTGAATATGCAGGCCACAAAAAAGCTGTCCAAGCTGTATTTGTCGGCATGGCTTTCATGTCTGCAAG CTTGTACTTCTTGGAGATTAGTCTGCCAGAAGAAATGAGTTTGTAG
- the LOC122053210 gene encoding zinc transporter ZTP29-like isoform X1, whose translation MDSQILIALALSLVGGFSTSIGGFLVVLSDAPDLRMLGILQGFAAGLMLSISFFDLAHNALNSLGFFKGNIWFFVGALFFASVVNLIPEPSFVETTEKKNGDESAKRMVTKDQHQILFSGIITAVGISLHNFPEGMAVFLGSMKGLRVGINLALAIALHNIPEGVAVALPVYFATRSKWQAFRLATLSGFAEPLGVIFVAYLFPRSLSPEVLEGLLGSVGGVMAFLTLHEMLPLAFEYAGHKKAVQAVFVGMAFMSASLYFLEISLPEEMSL comes from the exons ATGGATTCCCAGATTCTCATCGCCCTCGCGCTCTCTCTCGTTGGGGGATTCAGCACTTCGATCG GTGGTTTTCTAGTAGTGCTGAGCGATGCTCCAGACCTCAGAATGCTTGGAATTTTACAG GGTTTTGCTGCTGGACTTATGCTAAGCATATCTTTTTTTGACTTGGCCCATAATGCACTAAACTCCCTTGGTTTCTTTAAAGGCAACATTTGG TTCTTTGTTGGAGCTTTGTTCTTTGCTTCTGTAGTCAATTTGATTCCAGAGCCATCATTTGTTGAAACAACTGAAAAA AAAAATGGTGATGAATCAGCCAAGCGTATGGTCACGAAAGATCAACACCAAATCCTATTTAGTGGAATAATCACTGCAGTCG GCATTAGCTTGCACAATTTTCCTGAAGGAATGGCAGTATTTTTGGGATCAATGAAG GGCCTTCGTGTTGGCATCAACTTGGCTTTAGCAATTGCTCTGCACAATATTCCTGAG GGTGTTGCAGTAGCACTTCCTGTCTATTTTGCCACACGAAG TAAATGGCAGGCATTCAGATTGGCAACACTTTCAGGGTTTGCTGAGCCTCTAGGTGTAATATTTGTAG CTTACCTTTTCCCTAGAAGTTTAAGTCCTGAAGTTCTTGAAGGCTTACTTGGATCAG TTGGCGGGGTCATGGCTTTCCTCACGTTGCATGAAATGCTACCTCTAGCATTTGAATATGCAGGCCACAAAAAAGCTGTCCAAGCTGTATTTGTCGGCATGGCTTTCATGTCTGCAAG CTTGTACTTCTTGGAGATTAGTCTGCCAGAAGAAATGAGTTTGTAG